A single window of Candidatus Hydrogenedentota bacterium DNA harbors:
- a CDS encoding endonuclease III, translating to CKARTPECGRCLIRDLCEYPHKEGKGEAGREKGSLRKPPQSI from the coding sequence TGTGCAAGGCGCGCACGCCGGAATGCGGCAGGTGCCTGATCCGGGATCTGTGCGAGTATCCGCACAAGGAGGGGAAGGGAGAAGCAGGAAGGGAGAAGGGCAGCCTGCGCAAACCGCCTCAATCGATCTGA